In Acanthopagrus latus isolate v.2019 chromosome 16, fAcaLat1.1, whole genome shotgun sequence, one DNA window encodes the following:
- the letm1 gene encoding mitochondrial proton/calcium exchanger protein isoform X1, whose translation MALILFTRSRAPLMKTSRSLKSEFRKGKLQDGACFNCTALRLSSQKLDGLRLGSLSQVSSFSPSLPLSDVYVGPCQSPDSQRLYCAFLLGASPSPYPAITAGAQWTIARPQDIAGVRWIHTSRRRWDDSKVEKSLRSLKDKTKKLEEGGPVYSPTLDAEPVRRTIRQRVLDEIKHYYHGFRLLWIDTTIAGRMLWRVLNGHPLSRRERRQFLRTCADVFRLLPFLVFIIVPFMEFLLPVALKLFPNMLPSTFETQSKKEERLKTELRVKLEMAKFLQDTIEEIALRNKAAQGNVTEEFSTFFQKIRDSGERPSNEQILKFSKLFEDELTLDNLTRPQLVALCRLLELQSIGTNNFLRFQLIMKLRAIRADDKLIAEEGVASLNVNEVQAACRVRGMRSLGVTEERLREQLVQWLELHLKQQIPTSLLLLSRAMYLPDTLSPADQLKTTLQTLPEMVTKEAQLMVAEMELSKVDNKTKLETTLREEEAIRQDNKDREMERLADAAEKAAREGELELEAEPKKADAAALSETLRDTAPVIEGIKFGQWQTFLHYQGEEITKEEIDMLSDACSKLKEQKRLLTLEKEELEELKDDVQEYNEDLEEIKKELSKTGQEKAIEESKASQRLSKRVNRMIGRIDKIILELEKDKVILDGQMDSGTTPPVGLFFTKHSDATSLFYTFRENLISIDELISVMRQIQSIPEHKLQSIADALDDNKDGKIDIDDVIKVVELIDKEDLDISTSQVADIMVMLQKEEKLMEKEKAKEKAEKEKAATLNS comes from the exons gGAAACTACAAGATGGTGCCTGTTTCAACTGCACAGCGCTCAGACTCTCCAGTCAGAA ACTCGATGGGCTCAGACTCGGCAGCTTGTCCCAGGTCTCGTCCTTCAGTCCTTCCCTCCCCCTGTCAGACGTCTACGTGGGCCCCTGCCAGAGCCCAGACTCGCAGCGTCTCTACTGCGCCTTTTTGTTGGGGGCCTCCCCTTCACCGTACCCTGCAATCACAGCTGGGGCCCAGTGGACGATAGCACGACCGCAGGACATCGCCGGTGTTCGGTGGATACACACCTCCAGGAGGAGATGGGACGACTCGAAGGTGGAGAAGTCGCTGCGTTCGTTAAAGGACAAGAcgaagaagctggaggagggagggccgGTGTACAGCCCCACGCTGGACGCAGAACCTGTGAGAAGGACGATCCGACAGCGGGTTCTAGACGAAATCAAACACTACTATCACGGCTTCAGGCTGCTGTGGATTGACACCACCATCGCGGGCAGAATGCTGTGGAGGGTGCTGAACGGACATCCGCTGTCCCGCCGCgagaggagacag TTCCTCAGAACATGTGCTGACGTCTTCAGACTTCTTCCCTTCCTGGTGTTCATCATCGTCCCCTTCATGGAGTTCCTGCTTCCTGTAGCTCTGAAACTCTTCCCCAACATGCTGCCGTCCACCTTCGAGACACAGTCAAAGAAG gaggagAGATTAAAAACGGAGCTGAGAGTCAAACTGGAGATGGCCAAGTTCTTACAGGACACCATCGAGGAGATCGCTCTGAGGAACAAGGCTGCCCAGGGAAATGTGACGGAGGAGTTCTCCACCTTCTTCCAGAAG ATTCGGGACTCTGGTGAACGTCCCAGTAATGAGCAGATCCTGAAGTTCTCCAAACTGTTCGAGGACGAGCTGACGCTGGACAACCTGACCCGACCTCAGCTGGTGGCTCTCTGCCGTCTCCTGGAGCTGCAGTCCATCGGGACCAACAACTTCCTCCGCTTCCAGCTCATCATGAAGCTGAGAGCCATCCGTGCAGACGACAAG CTCATTGCGGAGGAAGGGGTGGCGAGTCTGAACGTGAACGAGGTGCAGGCGGCCTGTCGTGTCAGAGGGATGAGATCGCTCGGAGTTACGGAGGAACGACTGAGAGAGCAGCTCGTCCAG TGGCTGGAGCTGCACCTGAAACAGCAGATCCCcacgtctctgctgctgctgtcccgAGCCATGTACCTCCCCGACACACTTTCCCCCGCAGACCAGCTGAAGACGACCCTGCAGACGCTGCCGGAGATGGTG ACAAAGGAGGCCCAGCTGATGGTGGCAGAGATGGAGCTCTCCAAAGTCGACAACAAGACTAAGTTGGAGACGACACtacgggaggaggaggcgatACGCCAGGACAACAAGGACCGGGAGATGGAGAGACTGGCGGATGCTGCAGAGAAAGCTGCCAGG GAGGGAGAGTTGGAGCTTGAAGCAGAGCCAAAAAAAGCTGACGCAGCTGCTCTCTCAGAGACGCTGAGGGATACGGCGCCAGTCATCGAAGGAATCAAG TTTGGACAGTGGCAGACATTCCTGCACTACCAG ggtgAGGAGATCACCAAAGAAGAGATCGACATGTTGAGTGATGCGTGCTCAAAGCTGAAGGAGCAGAAGAGGCTGTTGACTCTGGAGAAAGAAGAGTTGGAGGAACTGAAGGACGATGTTCAGGAATACAACGAG gatCTGGAGGAGATAAAGAAGGAGCTCTCTAAGACCGGCCAAGAAAAGGCGATCGAGGAGTCAAAGGCGAGCCAGCGTCTGTCGAAGAGGGTGAACCGTATGATCGGTCGCATCGACAAGATCAtcctggagctggagaaggacaAGGTGATCCTGGACGGACAGATGGACAGTGGTACCACCCCACCTGTCGG ATTATTCTTTACTAAACATAGTGATGCCACAAG TCTGTTCTACACCTTCAGGGAGAATCTCATCAGCATCGACGAGCTGATCAGCGTCATGCGGCAGATCCAGAGCATTCCAGAGCACAAGCTGCAGAGCATCGCCGACGCTCTCGACGACAACAAGGACGGGAAGATTGACATCGACGACGTCATCAAA GTGGTGGAACTGATCGACAAGGAGGACTTGGACATCTCCACCTCTCAGGTGGCTGACATCATGGTGATGctgcagaaggaggagaagctgatgGAGAAGGAAAAGGCCAAAGAGAAGGCGGAGAAGGAAAAGGCAGCCACACTCAACAGCTAA
- the letm1 gene encoding mitochondrial proton/calcium exchanger protein isoform X4 has product MALILFTRSRAPLMKTSRSLKSEFRKGKLQDGACFNCTALRLSSQKLDGLRLGSLSQVSSFSPSLPLSDVYVGPCQSPDSQRLYCAFLLGASPSPYPAITAGAQWTIARPQDIAGVRWIHTSRRRWDDSKVEKSLRSLKDKTKKLEEGGPVYSPTLDAEPVRRTIRQRVLDEIKHYYHGFRLLWIDTTIAGRMLWRVLNGHPLSRRERRQFLRTCADVFRLLPFLVFIIVPFMEFLLPVALKLFPNMLPSTFETQSKKEERLKTELRVKLEMAKFLQDTIEEIALRNKAAQGNVTEEFSTFFQKIRDSGERPSNEQILKFSKLFEDELTLDNLTRPQLVALCRLLELQSIGTNNFLRFQLIMKLRAIRADDKLIAEEGVASLNVNEVQAACRVRGMRSLGVTEERLREQLVQWLELHLKQQIPTSLLLLSRAMYLPDTLSPADQLKTTLQTLPEMVTKEAQLMVAEMELSKVDNKTKLETTLREEEAIRQDNKDREMERLADAAEKAAREGELELEAEPKKADAAALSETLRDTAPVIEGIKFGQWQTFLHYQGEEITKEEIDMLSDACSKLKEQKRLLTLEKEELEELKDDVQEYNEDLEEIKKELSKTGQEKAIEESKASQRLSKRVNRMIGRIDKIILELEKDKVILDGQMDSGTTPPVGLFYTFRENLISIDELISVMRQIQSIPEHKLQSIADALDDNKDGKIDIDDVIKVVELIDKEDLDISTSQVADIMVMLQKEEKLMEKEKAKEKAEKEKAATLNS; this is encoded by the exons gGAAACTACAAGATGGTGCCTGTTTCAACTGCACAGCGCTCAGACTCTCCAGTCAGAA ACTCGATGGGCTCAGACTCGGCAGCTTGTCCCAGGTCTCGTCCTTCAGTCCTTCCCTCCCCCTGTCAGACGTCTACGTGGGCCCCTGCCAGAGCCCAGACTCGCAGCGTCTCTACTGCGCCTTTTTGTTGGGGGCCTCCCCTTCACCGTACCCTGCAATCACAGCTGGGGCCCAGTGGACGATAGCACGACCGCAGGACATCGCCGGTGTTCGGTGGATACACACCTCCAGGAGGAGATGGGACGACTCGAAGGTGGAGAAGTCGCTGCGTTCGTTAAAGGACAAGAcgaagaagctggaggagggagggccgGTGTACAGCCCCACGCTGGACGCAGAACCTGTGAGAAGGACGATCCGACAGCGGGTTCTAGACGAAATCAAACACTACTATCACGGCTTCAGGCTGCTGTGGATTGACACCACCATCGCGGGCAGAATGCTGTGGAGGGTGCTGAACGGACATCCGCTGTCCCGCCGCgagaggagacag TTCCTCAGAACATGTGCTGACGTCTTCAGACTTCTTCCCTTCCTGGTGTTCATCATCGTCCCCTTCATGGAGTTCCTGCTTCCTGTAGCTCTGAAACTCTTCCCCAACATGCTGCCGTCCACCTTCGAGACACAGTCAAAGAAG gaggagAGATTAAAAACGGAGCTGAGAGTCAAACTGGAGATGGCCAAGTTCTTACAGGACACCATCGAGGAGATCGCTCTGAGGAACAAGGCTGCCCAGGGAAATGTGACGGAGGAGTTCTCCACCTTCTTCCAGAAG ATTCGGGACTCTGGTGAACGTCCCAGTAATGAGCAGATCCTGAAGTTCTCCAAACTGTTCGAGGACGAGCTGACGCTGGACAACCTGACCCGACCTCAGCTGGTGGCTCTCTGCCGTCTCCTGGAGCTGCAGTCCATCGGGACCAACAACTTCCTCCGCTTCCAGCTCATCATGAAGCTGAGAGCCATCCGTGCAGACGACAAG CTCATTGCGGAGGAAGGGGTGGCGAGTCTGAACGTGAACGAGGTGCAGGCGGCCTGTCGTGTCAGAGGGATGAGATCGCTCGGAGTTACGGAGGAACGACTGAGAGAGCAGCTCGTCCAG TGGCTGGAGCTGCACCTGAAACAGCAGATCCCcacgtctctgctgctgctgtcccgAGCCATGTACCTCCCCGACACACTTTCCCCCGCAGACCAGCTGAAGACGACCCTGCAGACGCTGCCGGAGATGGTG ACAAAGGAGGCCCAGCTGATGGTGGCAGAGATGGAGCTCTCCAAAGTCGACAACAAGACTAAGTTGGAGACGACACtacgggaggaggaggcgatACGCCAGGACAACAAGGACCGGGAGATGGAGAGACTGGCGGATGCTGCAGAGAAAGCTGCCAGG GAGGGAGAGTTGGAGCTTGAAGCAGAGCCAAAAAAAGCTGACGCAGCTGCTCTCTCAGAGACGCTGAGGGATACGGCGCCAGTCATCGAAGGAATCAAG TTTGGACAGTGGCAGACATTCCTGCACTACCAG ggtgAGGAGATCACCAAAGAAGAGATCGACATGTTGAGTGATGCGTGCTCAAAGCTGAAGGAGCAGAAGAGGCTGTTGACTCTGGAGAAAGAAGAGTTGGAGGAACTGAAGGACGATGTTCAGGAATACAACGAG gatCTGGAGGAGATAAAGAAGGAGCTCTCTAAGACCGGCCAAGAAAAGGCGATCGAGGAGTCAAAGGCGAGCCAGCGTCTGTCGAAGAGGGTGAACCGTATGATCGGTCGCATCGACAAGATCAtcctggagctggagaaggacaAGGTGATCCTGGACGGACAGATGGACAGTGGTACCACCCCACCTGTCGG TCTGTTCTACACCTTCAGGGAGAATCTCATCAGCATCGACGAGCTGATCAGCGTCATGCGGCAGATCCAGAGCATTCCAGAGCACAAGCTGCAGAGCATCGCCGACGCTCTCGACGACAACAAGGACGGGAAGATTGACATCGACGACGTCATCAAA GTGGTGGAACTGATCGACAAGGAGGACTTGGACATCTCCACCTCTCAGGTGGCTGACATCATGGTGATGctgcagaaggaggagaagctgatgGAGAAGGAAAAGGCCAAAGAGAAGGCGGAGAAGGAAAAGGCAGCCACACTCAACAGCTAA
- the letm1 gene encoding mitochondrial proton/calcium exchanger protein isoform X5 — translation MALILFTRSRAPLMKTSRSLKSEFRKGKLQDGACFNCTALRLSSQKLDGLRLGSLSQVSSFSPSLPLSDVYVGPCQSPDSQRLYCAFLLGASPSPYPAITAGAQWTIARPQDIAGVRWIHTSRRRWDDSKVEKSLRSLKDKTKKLEEGGPVYSPTLDAEPVRRTIRQRVLDEIKHYYHGFRLLWIDTTIAGRMLWRVLNGHPLSRRERRQFLRTCADVFRLLPFLVFIIVPFMEFLLPVALKLFPNMLPSTFETQSKKEERLKTELRVKLEMAKFLQDTIEEIALRNKAAQGNVTEEFSTFFQKIRDSGERPSNEQILKFSKLFEDELTLDNLTRPQLVALCRLLELQSIGTNNFLRFQLIMKLRAIRADDKLIAEEGVASLNVNEVQAACRVRGMRSLGVTEERLREQLVQWLELHLKQQIPTSLLLLSRAMYLPDTLSPADQLKTTLQTLPEMVTKEAQLMVAEMELSKVDNKTKLETTLREEEAIRQDNKDREMERLADAAEKAAREGELELEAEPKKADAAALSETLRDTAPVIEGIKFGQWQTFLHYQGEEITKEEIDMLSDACSKLKEQKRLLTLEKEELEELKDDVQEYNEDLEEIKKELSKTGQEKAIEESKASQRLSKRVNRMIGRIDKIILELEKDKVILDGQMDSGTTPPVGENLISIDELISVMRQIQSIPEHKLQSIADALDDNKDGKIDIDDVIKVVELIDKEDLDISTSQVADIMVMLQKEEKLMEKEKAKEKAEKEKAATLNS, via the exons gGAAACTACAAGATGGTGCCTGTTTCAACTGCACAGCGCTCAGACTCTCCAGTCAGAA ACTCGATGGGCTCAGACTCGGCAGCTTGTCCCAGGTCTCGTCCTTCAGTCCTTCCCTCCCCCTGTCAGACGTCTACGTGGGCCCCTGCCAGAGCCCAGACTCGCAGCGTCTCTACTGCGCCTTTTTGTTGGGGGCCTCCCCTTCACCGTACCCTGCAATCACAGCTGGGGCCCAGTGGACGATAGCACGACCGCAGGACATCGCCGGTGTTCGGTGGATACACACCTCCAGGAGGAGATGGGACGACTCGAAGGTGGAGAAGTCGCTGCGTTCGTTAAAGGACAAGAcgaagaagctggaggagggagggccgGTGTACAGCCCCACGCTGGACGCAGAACCTGTGAGAAGGACGATCCGACAGCGGGTTCTAGACGAAATCAAACACTACTATCACGGCTTCAGGCTGCTGTGGATTGACACCACCATCGCGGGCAGAATGCTGTGGAGGGTGCTGAACGGACATCCGCTGTCCCGCCGCgagaggagacag TTCCTCAGAACATGTGCTGACGTCTTCAGACTTCTTCCCTTCCTGGTGTTCATCATCGTCCCCTTCATGGAGTTCCTGCTTCCTGTAGCTCTGAAACTCTTCCCCAACATGCTGCCGTCCACCTTCGAGACACAGTCAAAGAAG gaggagAGATTAAAAACGGAGCTGAGAGTCAAACTGGAGATGGCCAAGTTCTTACAGGACACCATCGAGGAGATCGCTCTGAGGAACAAGGCTGCCCAGGGAAATGTGACGGAGGAGTTCTCCACCTTCTTCCAGAAG ATTCGGGACTCTGGTGAACGTCCCAGTAATGAGCAGATCCTGAAGTTCTCCAAACTGTTCGAGGACGAGCTGACGCTGGACAACCTGACCCGACCTCAGCTGGTGGCTCTCTGCCGTCTCCTGGAGCTGCAGTCCATCGGGACCAACAACTTCCTCCGCTTCCAGCTCATCATGAAGCTGAGAGCCATCCGTGCAGACGACAAG CTCATTGCGGAGGAAGGGGTGGCGAGTCTGAACGTGAACGAGGTGCAGGCGGCCTGTCGTGTCAGAGGGATGAGATCGCTCGGAGTTACGGAGGAACGACTGAGAGAGCAGCTCGTCCAG TGGCTGGAGCTGCACCTGAAACAGCAGATCCCcacgtctctgctgctgctgtcccgAGCCATGTACCTCCCCGACACACTTTCCCCCGCAGACCAGCTGAAGACGACCCTGCAGACGCTGCCGGAGATGGTG ACAAAGGAGGCCCAGCTGATGGTGGCAGAGATGGAGCTCTCCAAAGTCGACAACAAGACTAAGTTGGAGACGACACtacgggaggaggaggcgatACGCCAGGACAACAAGGACCGGGAGATGGAGAGACTGGCGGATGCTGCAGAGAAAGCTGCCAGG GAGGGAGAGTTGGAGCTTGAAGCAGAGCCAAAAAAAGCTGACGCAGCTGCTCTCTCAGAGACGCTGAGGGATACGGCGCCAGTCATCGAAGGAATCAAG TTTGGACAGTGGCAGACATTCCTGCACTACCAG ggtgAGGAGATCACCAAAGAAGAGATCGACATGTTGAGTGATGCGTGCTCAAAGCTGAAGGAGCAGAAGAGGCTGTTGACTCTGGAGAAAGAAGAGTTGGAGGAACTGAAGGACGATGTTCAGGAATACAACGAG gatCTGGAGGAGATAAAGAAGGAGCTCTCTAAGACCGGCCAAGAAAAGGCGATCGAGGAGTCAAAGGCGAGCCAGCGTCTGTCGAAGAGGGTGAACCGTATGATCGGTCGCATCGACAAGATCAtcctggagctggagaaggacaAGGTGATCCTGGACGGACAGATGGACAGTGGTACCACCCCACCTGTCGG GGAGAATCTCATCAGCATCGACGAGCTGATCAGCGTCATGCGGCAGATCCAGAGCATTCCAGAGCACAAGCTGCAGAGCATCGCCGACGCTCTCGACGACAACAAGGACGGGAAGATTGACATCGACGACGTCATCAAA GTGGTGGAACTGATCGACAAGGAGGACTTGGACATCTCCACCTCTCAGGTGGCTGACATCATGGTGATGctgcagaaggaggagaagctgatgGAGAAGGAAAAGGCCAAAGAGAAGGCGGAGAAGGAAAAGGCAGCCACACTCAACAGCTAA
- the letm1 gene encoding mitochondrial proton/calcium exchanger protein isoform X3, with translation MALILFTRSRAPLMKTSRSLKSEFRKGKLQDGACFNCTALRLSSQKLDGLRLGSLSQVSSFSPSLPLSDVYVGPCQSPDSQRLYCAFLLGASPSPYPAITAGAQWTIARPQDIAGVRWIHTSRRRWDDSKVEKSLRSLKDKTKKLEEGGPVYSPTLDAEPVRRTIRQRVLDEIKHYYHGFRLLWIDTTIAGRMLWRVLNGHPLSRRERRQFLRTCADVFRLLPFLVFIIVPFMEFLLPVALKLFPNMLPSTFETQSKKEERLKTELRVKLEMAKFLQDTIEEIALRNKAAQGNVTEEFSTFFQKIRDSGERPSNEQILKFSKLFEDELTLDNLTRPQLVALCRLLELQSIGTNNFLRFQLIMKLRAIRADDKLIAEEGVASLNVNEVQAACRVRGMRSLGVTEERLREQLVQWLELHLKQQIPTSLLLLSRAMYLPDTLSPADQLKTTLQTLPEMVTKEAQLMVAEMELSKVDNKTKLETTLREEEAIRQDNKDREMERLADAAEKAAREGELELEAEPKKADAAALSETLRDTAPVIEGIKGEEITKEEIDMLSDACSKLKEQKRLLTLEKEELEELKDDVQEYNEDLEEIKKELSKTGQEKAIEESKASQRLSKRVNRMIGRIDKIILELEKDKVILDGQMDSGTTPPVGLFFTKHSDATSLFYTFRENLISIDELISVMRQIQSIPEHKLQSIADALDDNKDGKIDIDDVIKVVELIDKEDLDISTSQVADIMVMLQKEEKLMEKEKAKEKAEKEKAATLNS, from the exons gGAAACTACAAGATGGTGCCTGTTTCAACTGCACAGCGCTCAGACTCTCCAGTCAGAA ACTCGATGGGCTCAGACTCGGCAGCTTGTCCCAGGTCTCGTCCTTCAGTCCTTCCCTCCCCCTGTCAGACGTCTACGTGGGCCCCTGCCAGAGCCCAGACTCGCAGCGTCTCTACTGCGCCTTTTTGTTGGGGGCCTCCCCTTCACCGTACCCTGCAATCACAGCTGGGGCCCAGTGGACGATAGCACGACCGCAGGACATCGCCGGTGTTCGGTGGATACACACCTCCAGGAGGAGATGGGACGACTCGAAGGTGGAGAAGTCGCTGCGTTCGTTAAAGGACAAGAcgaagaagctggaggagggagggccgGTGTACAGCCCCACGCTGGACGCAGAACCTGTGAGAAGGACGATCCGACAGCGGGTTCTAGACGAAATCAAACACTACTATCACGGCTTCAGGCTGCTGTGGATTGACACCACCATCGCGGGCAGAATGCTGTGGAGGGTGCTGAACGGACATCCGCTGTCCCGCCGCgagaggagacag TTCCTCAGAACATGTGCTGACGTCTTCAGACTTCTTCCCTTCCTGGTGTTCATCATCGTCCCCTTCATGGAGTTCCTGCTTCCTGTAGCTCTGAAACTCTTCCCCAACATGCTGCCGTCCACCTTCGAGACACAGTCAAAGAAG gaggagAGATTAAAAACGGAGCTGAGAGTCAAACTGGAGATGGCCAAGTTCTTACAGGACACCATCGAGGAGATCGCTCTGAGGAACAAGGCTGCCCAGGGAAATGTGACGGAGGAGTTCTCCACCTTCTTCCAGAAG ATTCGGGACTCTGGTGAACGTCCCAGTAATGAGCAGATCCTGAAGTTCTCCAAACTGTTCGAGGACGAGCTGACGCTGGACAACCTGACCCGACCTCAGCTGGTGGCTCTCTGCCGTCTCCTGGAGCTGCAGTCCATCGGGACCAACAACTTCCTCCGCTTCCAGCTCATCATGAAGCTGAGAGCCATCCGTGCAGACGACAAG CTCATTGCGGAGGAAGGGGTGGCGAGTCTGAACGTGAACGAGGTGCAGGCGGCCTGTCGTGTCAGAGGGATGAGATCGCTCGGAGTTACGGAGGAACGACTGAGAGAGCAGCTCGTCCAG TGGCTGGAGCTGCACCTGAAACAGCAGATCCCcacgtctctgctgctgctgtcccgAGCCATGTACCTCCCCGACACACTTTCCCCCGCAGACCAGCTGAAGACGACCCTGCAGACGCTGCCGGAGATGGTG ACAAAGGAGGCCCAGCTGATGGTGGCAGAGATGGAGCTCTCCAAAGTCGACAACAAGACTAAGTTGGAGACGACACtacgggaggaggaggcgatACGCCAGGACAACAAGGACCGGGAGATGGAGAGACTGGCGGATGCTGCAGAGAAAGCTGCCAGG GAGGGAGAGTTGGAGCTTGAAGCAGAGCCAAAAAAAGCTGACGCAGCTGCTCTCTCAGAGACGCTGAGGGATACGGCGCCAGTCATCGAAGGAATCAAG ggtgAGGAGATCACCAAAGAAGAGATCGACATGTTGAGTGATGCGTGCTCAAAGCTGAAGGAGCAGAAGAGGCTGTTGACTCTGGAGAAAGAAGAGTTGGAGGAACTGAAGGACGATGTTCAGGAATACAACGAG gatCTGGAGGAGATAAAGAAGGAGCTCTCTAAGACCGGCCAAGAAAAGGCGATCGAGGAGTCAAAGGCGAGCCAGCGTCTGTCGAAGAGGGTGAACCGTATGATCGGTCGCATCGACAAGATCAtcctggagctggagaaggacaAGGTGATCCTGGACGGACAGATGGACAGTGGTACCACCCCACCTGTCGG ATTATTCTTTACTAAACATAGTGATGCCACAAG TCTGTTCTACACCTTCAGGGAGAATCTCATCAGCATCGACGAGCTGATCAGCGTCATGCGGCAGATCCAGAGCATTCCAGAGCACAAGCTGCAGAGCATCGCCGACGCTCTCGACGACAACAAGGACGGGAAGATTGACATCGACGACGTCATCAAA GTGGTGGAACTGATCGACAAGGAGGACTTGGACATCTCCACCTCTCAGGTGGCTGACATCATGGTGATGctgcagaaggaggagaagctgatgGAGAAGGAAAAGGCCAAAGAGAAGGCGGAGAAGGAAAAGGCAGCCACACTCAACAGCTAA